One genomic region from Augochlora pura isolate Apur16 chromosome 7, APUR_v2.2.1, whole genome shotgun sequence encodes:
- the Rplp2 gene encoding ribosomal protein LP2 codes for MRYVATYLLAVLGGKTSPNQNDIEKILSSVGIESDPEKLKIVISSLNGKNIDELIALGREKLASMPVGGGGAVASAAAPAAAAAPVEEKKEEKKPAKEESESEDDDMGFGLFD; via the exons ATGCGTTACGTGGCCACCTATCTTTTGGCTGTGTTAGGCGGCAAAACTTCACCTAACCAAAATGATATTGAAAAGATTTTATCATCTGTCGGAATTGAATCCGACCCTGAGAAACTGAAGATTGTTATCTCATCATTGAACGGAAAGAACATCGATGAACTGATAGCACtag GACGTGAGAAATTGGCATCTATGCCagttggtggtggtggtgcagTTGCTAGCGCAGCTGcacctgctgctgctgctgctccaGTTGAAGAAAAGAAGG AGGAAAAGAAACCAGCAAAGGAGGAGTCCGAATCGGAAGATGACGATATGGGCTTCGGTCTTTTTGACTAA